The nucleotide sequence AATAAAAAATGAAAGAGGCATTAAGCTCTTTTCTATAAATATAAGTACTTCCAGAGAGAATATTAATGCGGCAATTAAATCAGTAGAGGACTGCATTATAAGAGCCAGAAATTATAATTGGGAAGAAGAAGGCTGCATATATAAAATACAGAAAAGACTAGCGTTAAAAAATAGTCTGGCTCTTGAAAGGTCTATAGAATGGTGCAAAAAAGTTACAACCTGTCAACTGATGTATGGAGATTACAGGTATGCTTTTAGTCATGAAATTAACTACAATATTAATTCCAAGGATATAAGAACCGTTATAGATAGGGTTTTGAAAAATCCGTCAATTCAAATATTATCATCCTGAGAGGAGTTTGGTGCATGGAAAGACGTTGGATGTTAAAGCAAACAAGTACCGATATTATGGCAGTGGCCAGGGAGGCTGAGGTTAACCCAATCATTGCCTCGCTTTTGGTTCATAGAGATATAAAACGACCTGAAGAGATAAAAAGGTTCTTGAGAGCATCTTTAGAGGATTTATATGATGGGAAATTAATGAAGGATATGAATAAGGGAGTAGCCATTATAAGAGACTCCATAAAAATGGGGAAGAAGATCTATATCTATGGCGATTATGACGTGGATGGGGTTATCAGTACCTATATATTGTACAAAGCCTTAGCAAGATGCGGAGCAAATGTTTCATATCATATACCGGATAGAGAGAGTGAAGGCTACGGTATGAATGAGGACAGAATAAGACTGCTGAGTGAAGAGGGCTGTGAAGTGATACTTACTTGTGACAACGGTATTGCTGCCTATGAGCAGATAAAGCATGCAAAGGAACTGGGAATGCAAGTGGTTGTTACAGACCACCACGACGTGCCTTTTGCAGATGAAGATGGGATCAAAAGGTATTTGGTGCCGGAAGCGGATGCTGTAATAAATCCAAAACAGGAGGATTGCCCATACCCCTTTAAACAATTATGTGGTGGGGAGATTGCCTATAAGTTTACGGAGGTCTTGTATGAAGCCATGGGCATAGACAGAGGAGAAGCACATGAACTGTTGCAATATGCAGCTATTGCCACAATCTGTGATGTGGTGGATTTGGTTGATGAAAACAGAATTATTGCCAAAAAGGGACTGGAAATGCTAAATAATACTGACAATCTTGGCCTAAGGGCTTTGATGGCAGAGTGTGGTTTGGACAATAAAACCATAACCGCCTATCATTTAGGATTTGTTATAGGACCTTGTATTAATGCCACAGGAAGACTTGAAAGTGCCAGATTATCTGTTGAATTACTGCTCTGTGAGGATGAAGATGAGGCTGTTTATCTTGCCAAGAGGTTAAGAGAT is from Clostridium thermarum and encodes:
- the recJ gene encoding single-stranded-DNA-specific exonuclease RecJ; protein product: MERRWMLKQTSTDIMAVAREAEVNPIIASLLVHRDIKRPEEIKRFLRASLEDLYDGKLMKDMNKGVAIIRDSIKMGKKIYIYGDYDVDGVISTYILYKALARCGANVSYHIPDRESEGYGMNEDRIRLLSEEGCEVILTCDNGIAAYEQIKHAKELGMQVVVTDHHDVPFADEDGIKRYLVPEADAVINPKQEDCPYPFKQLCGGEIAYKFTEVLYEAMGIDRGEAHELLQYAAIATICDVVDLVDENRIIAKKGLEMLNNTDNLGLRALMAECGLDNKTITAYHLGFVIGPCINATGRLESARLSVELLLCEDEDEAVYLAKRLRDLNEERQNITLSSVERISKLIETEKMDRDKVLIVYDEQTHESIAGIVAGRIKEQYNLPTIVLTKGKDMPKGSARSIEAYNMFEELVKCKDMLEKFGGHPMAAGLSLKEENIHKLRQRLNENCTLTEEELQPKVRIDQKLPLKYVSLKLVDEIQKLEPFGKGNPPPVFAEKEVVIERVYLIGREKNVVKLMMRTGEGFNKIYGIFFDSPGYFKDAFVKAYDEVSYDRFLAGVIGEVKADIIYYPDINEYNGSISLQLIIKDIRF